The genomic DNA CGCGGATGGTGCGGCCGGTGTAGAGGACGTCGTCCACCAGGATGATGTCCTTGCCGGCCACGTCGAAGCCGATGGCCCCCTTCTGTACCACCGGCTTGGGCGCGATGGGCGAAAGGTCGTCGCGATAGAGGGCGATGTCGAGGCTGCCCACGGGCACGGTCTTGCGATCGATGCGCTGAATCAGCTTGGCCAGGCGTTCGGCGAGAAAGACGCCGCGGCGGCGGATGCCGACCAGGCCCAGGTTCTCCACTCCGTTGTTCTTCTCCACGATCTCGTGGGCCAGACGCACGAGCGTGCGCTCGATCTCGGAGGCCGACATAAGCTGCGTCTTTTCACGCAGTTGCGGCGGACGCGGTTGCGGCTGCGAACTCACAGATGGGCTCGTTGGGCGCAGGCGTTCGGGGGAAATGGCTGCGGTGCAGAATCATACGGGAGGGGTGGCGAAAGGGGCAAGACGAACCTGACGGGCGGTGTCCAGAAGGGAAACAGAGAGCCAGGGGTCAGGCGCGGTCGCGCTTGCCGAATAGCGAGGCGCCGAGCGCTCCGCCCGCCGTACAAAACACGACAAAGGCTATAAAAAACAACAACATACCGACGGTGACGAAGGTGGCGAAGCCCTGCGGCGACATCATCCACTGCACCATGGCCTGGACCTGGGGATCGGGGTTGCGGGCGGCAGACTGCTCCAGGGCC from Terriglobales bacterium includes the following:
- the pyrR gene encoding bifunctional pyr operon transcriptional regulator/uracil phosphoribosyltransferase PyrR is translated as MSSQPQPRPPQLREKTQLMSASEIERTLVRLAHEIVEKNNGVENLGLVGIRRRGVFLAERLAKLIQRIDRKTVPVGSLDIALYRDDLSPIAPKPVVQKGAIGFDVAGKDIILVDDVLYTGRTIRAALDALFSHGRPRRVQLCVLIDRGHRELPIEATFVGRKVQTTREQNVEVQLKEVDNVEKVLLMERMG